From the genome of Dermacentor andersoni chromosome 3, qqDerAnde1_hic_scaffold, whole genome shotgun sequence:
ACTCATAAAGTTTACATCCTTTTCTTGTTGTGCGTGTGCTTCAATGTCTGCTCTTCACACCAGTCCCGATTCCACGAGTACAGCGGCGACGAGGAACGTGAAGTAGATTGCGAGGAGCACGCCGCCGTAGAAGCGCCTGCTCTGGAAACGAGTCACCAGCATCGTGGCCAATGAAGAAAGCAGGCTGGTGGCTAGGCCAGAGAAGAGCACTGTGATCAGCTTGGAGTAGTGGAGCTgttcaagaaaagaaagcaaaagaggcAAGGTCGTTCGTTTTATGAATCGTCGGTAGGCCATAAAGCGCAGGAGGCGCTAAAGAAACCAACGTAATATGTGCAGCGTTCTGGGGAGACGTAAAAAAAGTTAAAAAGGGAAACGTCAGATACCGTCGCATCATTTGAGCTGAATTTGTAGGTTGCGGGCAGCGGTCGCATCTAGAGGGGGGTGAAATGCATAAACGCTCGTGGTGTTTATGCTTTCCTGCACTTTaattaaagaacccccaggttgTCAAACTCATTCCGCCGTCCTTCCCTACGGGGTACCTCAAAGCCCACAGCGTAGTTTCTGGACGCGACAAGCTCCACAATATTATCTATTTCCCTTTGTACTATATCCTAGAACACGTGCCCTAAATTATTCTTGGGCCTAAAAGCTTGTGGAAGGCACTTGAAGGTTACCAAAGAGACCGTTAGATAACATGGAATATAAAAGCCGATAATGGAAGAAACTGAAGAAAAAGAGATATAGATGAAATAAACAGCAACACCAGCACGATATGTTAATCTTGCGCAATAAAAGTTTTgaagaaagaataaatttgcAGAAACGCCATAACAACAGGGTGTAACAGCCACAGTAGCATTCCGAAATGACCGTATTGGAGAAATGCCACGATATTTCGCATACTCACCACAAGAACGTTGTCTGTTCCTGCTAGCTGAATAATGGACGGAATTCCAACACCAAGCAGGAGGGCTGTAGGTCAGTAGTTAAGGAGATCATACGAGACAGTGATACAATGAAGAAATATTTAAAGTCAACTGCGCTCATTATATTGGTAGAAATAATATTCGAAAACCACAATTGAGACGTAAAGTGTCATATGGAGTGTACAGAACGAGCGTTTGTAAATCAATATTTAGCTGTACTGCCAATCAGATTGCTGGACTAGATAACTGTGCAGGACTGAAACACTATCTCGGTGGGCCCAGCAACATAGTTTATAAAACATACAAATTTGAACATTTATTTCAGACGTACATCACCACTTCTCTGCACATCCTGGGAGGGCATGAAAAATGACAAAAGTGCAACGTAATTTTAATGGATAGCGTAGTAAGGTACCCACGAGAACAAAATTGGCGCATAATTAATTTCACTGGGTAAAGGATACTCAGGCAGGGTGTCCCAAAGCAGGCGGATATTGACATTCGTGGGTATCCTTTCCTTGCGATGTTCACGTTGGCCAGGAAATCTGAAAAAATAAGTGTAACAGAAGGTGGTTCTAGGTTTGTGTCTCTCAGATCCTGTTTTCATTTGCAATGAAGTATATCAATAACCGTCGCCTCATGAAGTTAAACAAAAAAAACTTAATTGACACTGGTCGGTATTTAATTGACATAATTTGATTGAAGCGTATATGGATTACTACATCGTGCTTTATATGATTCGGTCCCTTGAAGGTTCTGTATGTATATTCATAATACCGGATCTTTCTCGTGTGATTCACGTGAAAGATACGTAGAGGCCACCTGAACATTGTGTGAGTAGTGAGAAAGATCGACACATGAATACGAGGATGCAGACGAATTTGTTGAGCGGGTTTGGGCGAAAGAGGTGAGAATAAAGCAAATCGTCTTCTTTAGAAACAACCCTCCGCTTATAAGCTGTCAGACCCTAAAATTTTTTTAACTGCCAGATCTATCGAAAACCCCCAAAACATGACTTAGGTGAGGCCACGACGAATTACACGTTCAGTTAGCACTCGGACACATCACGCCTTTTTATACTTCACACTTTCTCGTTATTTACGTGGACAGCAATCATAGTACTACTTACCTAGAAGGCCATTTCCCCATGCGAGTATTGTGAGTCCAAGTATACCGTCACTAATGCGAAATACGATCCCGACGGCctgcaaacagaaaaaaaaaacataacctcATTTTTGTTATTAAAGTTGCATGACACGGACAAAAACTGCGTTAGTACTAGAGAGTTCTCAGCATAACCTGCGATTCGCAGCATTTTATGCCACATATTTCAGATATGCCAGTGAAGTCAATACTATCAAGTTCTTATTGCAGTTTCCAATGACTATTAGAAACAAAACTTGTTGTTTTAATTATTTACATTCTTTTCATTTCGTCCGTACTTGAAATGAATGTAGCGTACACTATTCGCAAGGATGCCATAAGAAAAGTTCAACTTCCTGTGACGCTCACTCCGTGCAGAGCATTGAGTTCAATGCATGTAAGCGCCATAAAACAGGAAGAACACTTTACTATACGTGATGCAAGTTGGTGATTGCATAGCACTAGCCTATTTTTCATGCTAACCTTGTAAACGTGATGAAATTGATGTGGCATGCTCAAATTTCGGGCGGAATAAGCCAAAACATTTTACTGCCAGAGCTCTCTTCCGCCTGCTATTCCTAGTTCCTCCGGAAGCCCAGTTCTGAGAAATAACGCATGGAACCAAACAGCTTGTAAGCAAGTTCAAACTATTTATGCGCCTTTCGACAATCGCCTCACTCAGCACAACGTCCGCAAGAAAAACAATATAGCTTcgctgtgcgtgcgtgcatgagGTAAAAGAAAATGGCATCATTGCGTGACTTTTTTCCTCTAACGATGCTTGCGAATCTCCTCGGTTGATTACCTTCAGGCGAGCCATATACAAAACGGGGTCTAAATGGAATGCCCAGTGGGGTGCGTCGAATAAAACGACGCTCCAGCAAGAACGCTCAGTCGGCACCTGTTCTCACCTGCAGCAAGACGACGATTTCCATGGAGATCACGTATATCCAGACGACGCCGACAAAGAAGCCGGCGTAGGCAAAGGCGAAGTGGTACTTTGGCGCCTTGTCGTTCTCGGACGTGAGCAGCACGGCCACCCCAACCAGAGCCCCCgccgcggcaacgaccgtccaaAGGGGAACCACACCGCCAATCTCCACTTTTCCCACTGCGTGCGTAGGTTGGATAGGAGGGCAGCGATCCACGTTAGGAGCGAGTACGGAGGGAAAATATTGAGCCGCAAAGGCTTCATTGTTTTATTACCGCATTGTTCGTATAGATACTTTTTTTTTCCAGGGGATAAAAGCTTTCGATTACCTCCAGAACGCGCCTGTTCCTGGCTATTTCTAGGCAGCATGCGTAGCAGTCCTTATACGTCTGTCTTACAACCGCAACGCTGTCATATATTTTGCCTACGTACCCAACGCGCAATTGGCGAAAATTACTATGGCGTTTATATTCACTGTTCTGTCGTTCTGACGGTCGTCCGGATACCGAGGTTGGCCGGCTTAAGTGGGGTCAGAAGCTACGTACCTTACCTATCTAAACGAGTGGATAGAAATACAGACATTTCCGGCAAGTGTCCGCTGGATAGGCACGAAGGATTAGTGGCAGCGTTTTTGTTGTGAGACAGATACATGGGGAATGCACGTATGGTATGTAGATATAGCGAAGAACACGCACACAAAATCTAAATCGTTCGCATTATAAGGTCGACCTCCACTTCTGAGTAATGCTTTATCAAAGGTTGTTAGAGTACTAGCCACGTAAACGCGGAAGTTTCCGCGTTCATGTGGAAAGCATAAATAATTTTAAATTGAAGTTTAGTGCAATCAACCGATTTCAGCATTCATGTAAACATTAACGCTAATATGCAGTATCGAAAACTCTTTGAAAACCACACGTTTCCATGGAGTTCTCTACAGAGAAATTCAGTATAGCAAGCAGATGAGCGAGCGCATGTAATCGTTCTTTATCAATGTCTAACATGACTCGATCTTCAGTACGGCAATTTTGTGAAATCTACAAGAAATACTTGTGAACGGATCCTGCAAATTCCACGAAAGGACTGCTTACGCCCAAAGACGAAGACGAGGAATACGGGGACCGTAATGCAGTGGATCACGTTGAGAGGGCGGCACCAGTTGTTGTTCTTCTTGGTGAGGTCCACCACGGGCGTCGTTATTGCCAATGCAAAGAAGACAGGAATCTATCGGAGAGGAAGAGGAACAGCGCTGAAGTCATGTTCCCTTTGCCGCTAGGAAAGTAACAAATAAGCACGCAAAAAAACAGCTTAAATCACTGTACCAGCTATATAGCCTAAGCTGCGCATCcatgtgacgtaggattgtacggttacagtgcgtaacactaggaacacCTTTGCGGGcggcgtgacagtgcccacacaaACAGTtagtgtgtacgtgcgtgtgtgtgtaggtttttttatccttctctctctcacctatcgcatccccttgcccctcccccagtacagggtagccatccggagataatctctggttaacctccctgtctttcctttacctttctctctctctctctctctgtcgtcaTCTGTTGTTGAGCTTGCCCTAGCTCATAGTCTAATATATGCCATTACAATTCCATGCTATTctagaaacaagcgttctgtgaAAATTTGCTTAGAATATATCGGCGCAGACGTTTCTAGGGTATCTGCTGCAACGTCTCGCCGAATGATAACAAAGGCAAGCAAACAATGTGATTAACTCTTTGTATTTACTCGTaatctatgtttttttttatacctAGGGTGCAATGCACTAAACTAAAGCCCATTAGACGTAGTGGGGACGTCGATAGCATCATTTCTGTGCAAACAAGTCTCTGTGCAGTTAAGGGCTTCATGAGATAACATTGTGAACCTGACGACCTCAATGAAGGTGCTGTAGTATCGCGAAATCAACCATCGTTGTACGCCATCCTCCGGAGTGGGTCCATATCTGTTCTTAAGTATTGTCGTCCACAAGAGTAAAAAACAATGTACTGTGGATCATTTCTTCAAAACAAAAGTCCCAACCGAACGTGCCTAAAAGCGAACGGAGAAGAAATATCAAATCGATGTGTGGTCACTCTGCAACCTTGGTTATATTTTCTGCGTGACGTGTTTTACAACGTTCACACCGAATTAGATAAGCTAATGTCGGAGTACGCCTTACTCACATAGCACAATAAGAAATTATTTTGTCCTATTCGGgaatcaatcaataaatactACGCTTCCTCAAACATGCCGGATTTATGTGTAAATATTGAAATGAAGAATTCCCCTTTAATAAGCTCAACCATATCACTGCACTCATTGTACCACTTCTGCTTTCTAGTTGTTCGAACGCGCCTGCGCAGCAGCAAGAGCAGGGCAGGCAGCTACCTTAAAGATGCTGACGAGGTACATCAGGAACGGTTCCCTTTCCTTCTCGTCCAAGTTAACTGAGAGAAGCTTGTTGATCACATCTAAAACAAGGCTCGTCGAACTCTCTTCCTCCTTCTCCAGCGTAATGCAAGGAGTCTTGTCCAGCTTTGAGCTTCGCCTTGGTTTATCGACGACAATGGTAAGTGTGTccactgcaagaaagaaaaaaaaaacatgtactgCTTTAAGCTTTGCGAGGCTTCAATTGGCTGGTTAAGTCGAATGCAGAAGCACATAATCTGTTCCTTGTATAAGACTTAGCTTACGAGCTGAGAATCAAGAATATGGCTGAAAATTTGGAAGAAAACGCGTTTGTGTCATTCATTGTTTATCGTGCGGGATCCACAACAAATGTGAATGTTTGCTTCGTTAGGGTATAGTGCTTCCAATTTAATGCATCATTGTGTATGTCGGAAACGGTACTACGAACTAGAACTTCGAGTTCGAGGCTATGTGGCTAGGCTTCGCGGGAATTAAGCTTTTGCTCAAACTCCGAGTTCCGTAAACTGCAAAGAAAAATGGACTTCTGGGATTGTCTCCTTCGTCACTGGAACCGAGAGGTGGAATAGTTTCGGTGAACTTATAGTCGAGTGTGAGCAGACCACTTCTGACAATTTTCATCAAAGCCTCGCACACTTCAAACTTGATGAGCGACAGGTTACGCTCACAAATTAATTGAAGCATGACGATATCCATGTCCCTTACGAGCTAAATGAAGGCACTGTTCATGTGACACTACTATAAAACGGGCACAAAAGATTGCACTAACCGGTACAGGAGACTATTATTCGTCAATTAAGGAGATTATTAGTTGCAAGCCAACGTAAGTGGGCCGTACATCGGTTTTCAAGATAACTAATCTCGAAGACTTGAGCTCACCATCAACTTCCTCTTCAAGGCAATCAGCGCCGAGGTTGATGTAGTAGACACCTTCATTGGGATCTGGCACTATGTTGTCTTTCTCGGCCACTTCAACTTCATTTCGCGGTTCGGTGTTCAGGTATCTGAAGGCTTTAGACAAAAATATAATTGGAATGATTATGTAAAACAACAGCGCGTGAGGGAGGCTGACCTAATGTTTACAACTTTTAAGTAGTaagacctttatatttggatacATATTTCATTTCTGTCACTATTTTGCCTCTGATTATTCTAATCACTCGACCTCATGGAAGACTacagcagaacaaaaaaaaaatttgtatttcCCCAGCCACAGTGCTGTGTTTCTGTCTTCCACAGCTTGACAGGCCTCAAGGCATTCAAAGACAGGCTCGAGTAAGAACTTTAGATTGGCCAAAATCGACCACAGTTATTTGCTTAATCTCTACTAGTGAACTACCCTTAAATTAGTGAAGTCAGTTGTACATAAAGGTTACCTGCTGTACGAAGAACCTCCAATACAATATTATTTAAAGTGAAGCGAAGCACCTAGCTATTAGTGAAAAGAGTAAAGAGAAGCAAGGCAAAGAGATTCGACACAATATGACAGACTTAACAAATGTGGCAAAAGAAAGATGCTACTTAATATTAATACggcacaacccgccgtggttgctcagtggctatggtgttgggctgctgagcacgaggtcgcgggatcgaatcccggccacggcggccgcatttcgatgagggcgaaatgcgaaaacacccgtgtacttaggtttaggtgcacgttgaagaaccccaggtggtcaaaatttccggagtcctccactacggcgtgcctcataatcagaaagtggttttggcacgtaaaaccccataatttaattaatacgGCACATCATCGCAACGTCACGTTTCCGGACAggcgtgttttttttatttgttcaatCAGAAGTTCGTAAGCGAAGTCCGGATGAATATTACGAATATGGAGAAAGACTACACAGAAGTAATCAGAGGCATGTCCTTTCGTAAACGAACATATGAAAAAAATTGCTGCTACAAAGCAACGGCTTACGACAGGAGTGTCGTAATACGGGAGACTGGTTGTGTT
Proteins encoded in this window:
- the LOC126545042 gene encoding mitochondrial sodium/calcium exchanger protein-like; translation: MVSTAAVEFMAVSCRDVTSLNLTDKCEFVRSEPSCAPNMGFVNYMEVIYCLLGPQHYVESLLLTVAWLLVLFVGLGVTSGDFLTPALFVISKTLHMSQNMAGVTLLAFGNGSPDIFAALAGVRQGSYELVIGGLIGGGIFVTTVVAGSVFLSKPFKLAARPFTRDCVFYFTAAAWAFYLFYTGEITMMHAIGFICLYCVYITVVIVSGIVYQRYLAKEQNRKQRDEEKTCHNEKPSKNEACTVSSEVTFNGRRHVFDDPERSYVVPIAFRYLNTEPRNEVEVAEKDNIVPDPNEGVYYINLGADCLEEEVDVDTLTIVVDKPRRSSKLDKTPCITLEKEEESSTSLVLDVINKLLSVNLDEKEREPFLMYLVSIFKIPVFFALAITTPVVDLTKKNNNWCRPLNVIHCITVPVFLVFVFGLGKVEIGGVVPLWTVVAAAGALVGVAVLLTSENDKAPKYHFAFAYAGFFVGVVWIYVISMEIVVLLQAVGIVFRISDGILGLTILAWGNGLLDFLANVNIARKGYPRMSISACFGTPCLTLLLGVGIPSIIQLAGTDNVLVLHYSKLITVLFSGLATSLLSSLATMLVTRFQSRRFYGGVLLAIYFTFLVAAVLVESGLV